The Triticum aestivum cultivar Chinese Spring chromosome 3A, IWGSC CS RefSeq v2.1, whole genome shotgun sequence genome includes a region encoding these proteins:
- the LOC123062491 gene encoding calcium-dependent protein kinase 3, translating to MGNCCRSPAAAAREDVKSSHFPAAAAKRKPHQPRSGAAGGAAAGGGGGGGGAKRLAVLGEEGCDFIGGIDDKYLLDRELGRGEFGVTYLCVDRDTKEQLACKSISKRKLRTPVDVEDVRREVAIMRHLPRSHSIVSLREACEDEGAVHLVMELCEGGELFDRIVARGHYTERAAANVTRTIVEVVQLCHRHGVIHRDLKPENFLFANKKENSPLKAIDFGLSIFFKPGEKFSEIVGSPYYMAPEVLKRNYGPEIDIWSAGVILYILLCGVPPFWAETEQGVAQAILRGNIDFKREPWPNVSENAKDLVRRMLEPDPKLRLTAKQVLEHHWLQNAKKAPNVPLGDIVKSRLKQFSRMNRFKRRALRVIADHLSAEEVEDIKEMFKAMDTDNDGIISCEELKSGIAKFGSHLVESEVQMLIEAVDTNGKGVLDYAEFLAVSLHLQRMANDEHLRRAFLFFDKDGNGYIEPDELREALKDDGAADSMEVVNDILQEVDTDKDGKISYDEFVAMMKTGTDWRKASRHYSRGRFNSLSMKLVKDGSVKLGVE from the exons ATGGGCAACTGCTGccgctcgccggccgccgccgcgcgggAGGACGTCAAGTCCTCgcacttccccgccgccgccgccaagaggAAGCCGCACCAGCCTCGGAGCGGCGCCgcggggggcgcggcggcgggcggaggaggcggaggcggaggggcGAAGCGGCTGGCCGTGCTGGGCGAGGAGGGGTGCGACTTCATCGGCGGGATCGACGACAAGTACCTGCTGGACCGGGAGCTGGGGCGCGGCGAGTTCGGGGTCACGTACCTCTGCGTCGACCGGGACACCAAGGAGCAGCTCGCCTGCAAGTCCATCTCCAAGCGCAAGCTGCGCACCCCCGTCGACGTGGAGGACGTGCGGCGGGAGGTGGCCATCATGCGCCACCTGCCCCGCAGCCACAGCATCGTGTCCCTGCGGGAGGCGTGCGAGGACGAGGGCGCCGTGCACCTCGTCATGGAGCTCTGCGAGGGCGGCGAGCTCTTCGACCGCATCGTTGCCAGGGGCCACTACACGGAGCGCGCCGCCGCCAACGTCACCCGCACCATCGTCGAGGTCGTGCAGCTCTGCCACCGCCACGGCGTCATCCACCGGGACCTCAAGCCCGAGAACTTCCTCTTCGCCAACAAGAAGGAGAACTCGCCGCTCAAGGCCATCGATTTCGGCCTCTCCATTTTCTTCAAGCCCG GTGAAAAGTTTTCAGAAATTGTTGGAAGCCCCTATTACATGGCTCCCGAAGTATTGAAGAGAAACTATGGACCGGAAATAGACATATGGAGTGCCGGGGTTATCTTATATATTTTACTATGTGGAGTTCCTCCGTTTTGGGCTG AGACCGAACAAGGGGTAGCACAAGCTATTCTTCGTGGGAATATCGATTTTAAGCGAGAACCCTGGCCTAATGTATCGGAAAATGCTAAAGATTTGGTTCGACGTATGTTGGAACCAGATCCAAAGCTCAGGTTAACTGCAAAGCAGGTTCTTG AGCACCATTGGCTTCAAAATGCTAAGAAAGCTCCAAACGTTCCTCTTGGAGATATTGTCAAGTCAAGGCTTAAGCAATTTTCGAGAATGAATAGATTCAAAAGAAGAGCTCTAAGA GTCATTGCTGATCATTTGTCTGCTGAGGAAGTTGAGGACATAAAGGAGATGTTCAAGGCAATGGATACTGACAATGATGGCATTATCTCTTGTGAAGAATTGAAGAGTGGGATAGCAAAATTTGGCTCTCACCTTGTGGAATCAGAAGTGCAGATGCTTATTGAAGCT GTGGATACAAACGGTAAAGGAGTACTAGATTATGCCGAATTTCTAGCTGTCTCTCTTCATCTGCAAAGGATGGCAAATGATGAGCACCTTCGGCGGGCCTTCTTATTCTTTGACAAGGATGGCAATGGTTACATCGAGCCGGACGAGCTTCGAGAGGCTCTGAAGGATGACGGAGCAGCTGATAGCATGGAAGTTGTGAATGACATACTGCAAGAAGTTGACACCGATAAG GATGGCAAAATTAGCTACGACGAATTCGTGGCGATGATGAAGACGGGCACAGACTGGAGAAAGGCATCACGGCACTACTCGAGAGGCAGATTCAACAGCCTTAGcatgaagcttgtgaaggacggttCCGTCAAATTGGGCGTGGAGTAA